The following proteins are co-located in the Candidatus Poribacteria bacterium genome:
- a CDS encoding tetratricopeptide repeat protein — protein MRFLQTVFRNRSLARAADALDDGRLEEAFSALEPFLRGASVPVEALQVLGGIRLAQGAADDAREAFQRVLAESPNDPTATEGLRQVHIQKAFAAREEEDHALAADELCAALELDPSNAFVHYNLGNVYADMGDRAEDALRCWRAAVELRQDYVEAHFDLGQVLFYNGRYDEAMPHFEAILRARTDWPAPFYCLAAIHARQGNREAAMENLTTALLLNSGWARTATDDPHLASLRGDPEFDRLVADGATVPVDDLRVLTREDLLRDMAEDSDDGDTTD, from the coding sequence ATGAGGTTCCTGCAGACCGTCTTTCGAAACCGCAGCCTGGCGCGTGCTGCCGACGCCCTGGACGACGGGAGGCTGGAGGAAGCGTTCAGCGCCCTGGAGCCATTCCTGCGCGGCGCGTCGGTTCCAGTCGAAGCGCTGCAGGTCTTGGGCGGCATACGGCTCGCGCAGGGAGCGGCAGACGATGCCCGCGAGGCATTCCAGCGCGTTCTCGCCGAGAGCCCGAACGACCCGACAGCGACGGAGGGGCTGCGGCAGGTCCACATCCAGAAGGCGTTCGCGGCTCGCGAGGAAGAGGACCATGCGCTCGCCGCCGACGAGCTCTGCGCCGCCCTGGAACTCGATCCATCCAATGCGTTCGTCCACTACAACCTGGGGAACGTCTACGCGGACATGGGGGACCGCGCCGAGGACGCGCTGCGATGCTGGCGCGCGGCTGTGGAGCTACGCCAGGACTACGTCGAGGCGCACTTCGACCTGGGACAGGTGCTCTTCTACAACGGGCGGTACGACGAGGCGATGCCCCACTTCGAGGCGATTCTGCGCGCCCGGACCGACTGGCCCGCGCCGTTCTACTGCCTGGCGGCGATTCACGCCAGGCAGGGGAATCGCGAGGCTGCGATGGAGAACCTAACGACCGCCCTCCTCCTCAACTCCGGGTGGGCGCGGACGGCGACGGACGATCCGCACCTGGCTTCGCTGCGGGGCGATCCGGAGTTCGACCGGCTGGTGGCAGACGGGGCGACCGTGCCGGTCGATGACCTCAGAGTGCTGACGCGCGAAGACCTCCTGCGGGATATGGCTGAGGACTCGGATGACGGCGATACCACCGACTGA
- a CDS encoding ABC transporter ATP-binding protein, producing the protein MVGTDDVVRVEAVTKEYPMGTTVVRALKGVNLDIHRGEYLSLMGPSGSGKSTLFNAIGALDRPTTGRVFLDGEDMAKLSPEQLAWIRCNRMGYIFQSFNLLPVMSAMENITLPMVFAGVTPKERIERGTRLLELVGLGHRLDHRPTELSGGQQQRVAIARALANNPDIILADEPTANLDTKTGREIITLLKELNESQHVTIVSATHDLKMLDVSDRVVYIRDGQVEQVKDRADLDIHVGHLASESH; encoded by the coding sequence ATGGTCGGGACGGATGATGTCGTCCGCGTCGAGGCAGTCACCAAAGAGTACCCGATGGGTACGACCGTCGTCCGTGCGCTCAAAGGGGTGAACCTCGACATCCATCGCGGCGAGTACTTGTCGCTGATGGGTCCCTCGGGGTCCGGCAAGTCCACGCTCTTCAACGCCATCGGCGCGTTAGACCGACCGACCACGGGACGGGTCTTCCTCGACGGCGAGGACATGGCGAAGCTTTCGCCGGAACAACTGGCGTGGATCCGCTGCAACCGGATGGGCTACATCTTCCAGTCGTTCAACCTGCTGCCGGTCATGTCCGCGATGGAGAACATCACGCTGCCGATGGTGTTCGCCGGTGTGACGCCGAAGGAGCGCATCGAGCGTGGAACTCGGCTGCTGGAACTAGTCGGCTTGGGGCATCGTCTCGACCATCGACCGACCGAGCTGTCCGGCGGACAGCAGCAGCGCGTCGCAATCGCCCGCGCACTGGCGAACAATCCCGACATCATCCTTGCCGACGAACCCACCGCCAACCTCGATACCAAGACCGGGCGAGAGATCATCACGCTCCTCAAAGAGCTGAACGAGTCCCAGCACGTCACGATCGTCAGCGCGACCCACGACCTGAAGATGCTCGACGTCTCCGACCGTGTCGTGTACATCCGCGACGGGCAGGTCGAGCAGGTGAAAGATCGCGCCGACCTGGACATCCACGTGGGTCATCTCGCCAGCGAGAGCCACTAG